One window from the genome of bacterium encodes:
- a CDS encoding glycosyltransferase family 39 protein — protein MAGNQNTTYSTSEKRAIGLVLIGALLLRLYQLNMESFWLDEAIIWHRIKDGPMKFLFDWDADTQGPTYAMFIWLWSRLFGVGEVAMRIPSVIFGVLSIHALYLLGRRVFGHPAALIAALFAAVNPFLMYYSQEARPYTLWLWSSLLAVWFLLRLIERDSRVNLIGTLAATIFSLYTHPYGPFLLALQALIIAVLVPFKEWKRFFGPALIIGVAYLPEAYIFLKSFVGKVQNQWSVAAWIHRPGLLEPWTYMKHYFAWYIAALASSLLLSIGLVYFRTRIREHRTGFVVCTALLIGMFGLPWLVSQLTPILWMRYTITALAAILLLMGWIVAQTKKPLQILAIGLFLVLNAVPLYHYYTKFDKDPWRQAVAWLIPQIASADHILVHPQRAPMPFEYYYRNLFQHDVVIPKDTTQIASLLPDSGTVWFVTATYSHSKPMRDAVYSVLAESCECDSTYKTAELYPRNPYLIFRADLEITRCRMREAPHAQP, from the coding sequence ATGGCGGGAAATCAGAACACAACATATTCGACGAGTGAAAAGCGCGCCATCGGCCTTGTGCTGATCGGCGCGCTGCTGTTGCGGCTGTATCAGCTGAACATGGAGAGCTTCTGGCTCGACGAAGCCATCATCTGGCACCGCATCAAGGACGGGCCGATGAAGTTTCTGTTTGACTGGGACGCCGACACACAAGGGCCGACCTATGCGATGTTCATCTGGCTGTGGAGCAGGCTCTTCGGCGTTGGTGAAGTTGCAATGCGCATCCCCTCCGTTATCTTCGGAGTGCTGAGCATTCATGCGCTCTATCTACTGGGCAGAAGAGTCTTCGGTCATCCTGCCGCGCTGATTGCTGCGTTGTTCGCCGCGGTCAATCCGTTTCTCATGTATTACTCGCAGGAAGCGCGGCCCTACACGCTCTGGCTCTGGTCATCGCTCTTGGCGGTCTGGTTTCTCCTGCGCCTCATCGAACGCGATTCGCGGGTCAACCTCATCGGCACGCTGGCCGCGACTATCTTCTCGCTCTATACTCATCCCTACGGCCCGTTTCTGCTTGCGCTGCAGGCGCTGATCATCGCAGTGCTTGTGCCGTTCAAGGAGTGGAAACGCTTCTTCGGTCCCGCGCTGATTATCGGCGTAGCGTATCTGCCTGAAGCCTACATTTTCTTGAAGTCGTTTGTCGGCAAAGTTCAGAACCAATGGAGCGTTGCCGCGTGGATTCATCGGCCCGGTCTGCTCGAGCCGTGGACCTACATGAAGCATTACTTTGCGTGGTACATTGCAGCCCTCGCAAGCTCGCTTCTCCTGAGCATCGGACTTGTCTACTTCCGCACGCGCATCAGGGAACACCGAACCGGATTTGTCGTCTGCACCGCACTACTGATTGGAATGTTCGGCCTGCCGTGGCTGGTTTCGCAGCTGACTCCCATTCTGTGGATGCGTTATACTATTACAGCTCTCGCGGCAATTCTGCTGCTGATGGGATGGATAGTCGCACAGACAAAAAAACCGCTGCAAATTCTTGCAATCGGTCTGTTTCTGGTGCTCAACGCTGTGCCACTCTATCACTACTATACGAAGTTCGACAAGGACCCGTGGCGGCAGGCCGTCGCGTGGCTGATTCCGCAGATCGCTTCAGCCGATCACATTCTCGTCCATCCGCAGCGTGCGCCGATGCCGTTTGAGTATTACTACCGCAACCTGTTTCAGCATGACGTGGTGATTCCCAAAGACACCACGCAGATTGCGTCTTTGCTGCCGGACAGCGGAACCGTCTGGTTTGTCACTGCGACTTACAGTCATTCCAAACCCATGCGCGATGCCGTCTACTCCGTGCTCGCAGAATCCTGCGAATGCGACTCGACCTACAAAACAGCCGAGCTCTATCCGCGCAATCCCTATCTGATATTCCGAGCGGATTTAGAGATTACGCGCTGTCGAATGCGGGAAGCTCCGCACGCTCAACCTTGA
- a CDS encoding FAD-dependent oxidoreductase: protein MTTTLILGAGPAGLSAGFYLSRAGHDVTLLEAAPEPGGFARTFAHGPFRYDAGAHRFHDKDAEITRDLLELMGDELLKVHAPSQICWQGKFLDFPLSPANLAMKLGPLKLMRASFDFTKARVSAKREEQNDFASGAYRRYGKTIADEFLIGYSEKLWGIPAEQLSPAVSGGRLKGLSARTLLTELLRGKQSKSEHLDGSFYYPRGGYGKIVDRLSERIGRERIHTNCRILKLRHDALRITGIELAGGSVLTPERVVNSLAPSTTLRLLEPAPPQALVELADTLKFRDLMLVTVMLDRPRVTRNASIYFPSPEIPFTRLYEPKNRSIELAPPKQTCVVVEIPCGSSEEMWNLSDDALKAQVVEHLSAVKLIRPNEVLDSRVHCLRAAYPVLEVGSEEVVAELRDYLSRFVNLYTVGRAGRFEYTHVHDLMRQAKDLAKLLKVERAELPAFDSA, encoded by the coding sequence GTGACTACCACTCTCATTCTCGGCGCCGGTCCGGCTGGACTCTCTGCAGGCTTCTATCTAAGCCGTGCAGGTCACGACGTCACCTTGCTCGAAGCTGCTCCGGAACCGGGCGGTTTCGCCCGCACGTTCGCGCACGGGCCGTTCCGCTACGATGCCGGCGCGCACCGCTTCCACGACAAGGATGCCGAGATTACCCGCGACCTGCTCGAGCTGATGGGCGACGAGCTACTCAAGGTGCACGCGCCGAGTCAAATCTGCTGGCAGGGGAAATTCCTCGACTTTCCGCTCTCGCCTGCTAATCTTGCGATGAAGCTTGGGCCGCTGAAACTCATGCGCGCGAGCTTTGATTTCACGAAGGCGCGCGTTTCGGCAAAGCGCGAAGAACAAAATGACTTCGCAAGCGGCGCATACCGTCGCTACGGCAAAACGATTGCCGATGAGTTTCTGATTGGATATTCGGAAAAGCTGTGGGGAATTCCTGCGGAGCAACTGTCTCCGGCAGTCAGTGGCGGAAGGTTGAAGGGGTTGAGCGCACGCACACTGCTGACCGAACTATTGCGCGGCAAACAGAGCAAGAGTGAGCACCTTGACGGCAGCTTCTACTATCCGCGCGGCGGTTACGGCAAAATAGTTGACAGGCTGTCGGAGCGCATCGGCAGAGAGCGGATTCATACAAATTGCCGGATTCTCAAACTCCGTCATGATGCCTTGCGCATCACCGGTATTGAGCTTGCTGGAGGTTCCGTCCTGACTCCCGAGCGTGTGGTCAACTCGCTTGCTCCGTCAACAACACTTCGCCTGCTTGAACCCGCGCCTCCCCAAGCGCTTGTCGAGCTTGCCGACACTCTGAAGTTCCGCGACCTGATGCTGGTCACCGTCATGTTGGATCGCCCGCGAGTGACCCGCAATGCTTCAATCTACTTTCCGTCGCCGGAGATTCCGTTTACGCGGCTCTACGAACCGAAAAACCGCAGTATCGAACTCGCTCCGCCGAAACAGACGTGCGTAGTGGTTGAGATACCGTGCGGCTCAAGCGAGGAAATGTGGAATTTGAGCGACGACGCCCTGAAAGCTCAGGTTGTCGAGCATCTATCGGCGGTGAAACTGATTCGGCCGAATGAGGTGTTGGACAGCCGCGTGCATTGTCTGCGTGCGGCATATCCGGTGCTGGAAGTCGGAAGTGAGGAAGTCGTTGCGGAACTGCGCGACTACTTGAGTCGGTTTGTCAATCTCTACACGGTCGGGCGTGCGGGTCGGTTTGAATACACGCACGTGCACGATTTAATGCGGCAGGCGAAGGATTTGGCGAAATTGCTCAAGGTTGAGCGTGCGGAGCTTCCCGCATTCGACAGCGCGTAA
- a CDS encoding DUF1926 domain-containing protein: protein MTKVYLCLQLHNHQPIGNFDHVIADANHKSYQPFLETLLDYPQIRMSLHTSGCLLEWCEAHLPEYLDLVGKLHDRGQIELIGGAFYEPVLAAIPRDDALEHFSRMNDYLKKRFGVTPRGAWLPERVWEPDFAALLVEAGVEYISMDDDLFLAAGHLPEELNGYFMTDSHNGPLAMFPNHQALRYAIPFREPEATFDYIFQQADGRPDSLFLMGDDGEKFGLWPRTYKPIYEDGWLRSFFDALVAHDSDVELLTMSEARDRIQPKGRTYLPTGSYFEMGEWTLPTAARKKYIHFVHELKERDDWPRIRPFVKGGFWRGFLSKYPEANYLQKKMLRVSRKFHSLSTRKTDPAYQTQLLRGQCNCPYWHGVFGGLYLPHLRHAVWKELIQGEYTLDNLLHRGRKWTEVHTVDHDMDGRTEILIENAVMNAYLKPDEGGSLFEWDFRPSGYNVLNTLTRREEPYHMDVARAVVSVPNDDAAVESIHDLVLKKEEGLEHLVTVDRWPRRSLLDHFHGFDGNIDQFRVGKLADYADFLTGEYELSEMFTDGVTLTRTGKLGSLPVRVSKTIRVQSGKAVMDVDYVVSNLSAQEIYGPFGIEWNFALMAPNSGKHYLSLPGTNVVKRPLAEIAEHLDVSRVLLADEHEGVAANVESSIPARLWRVPVESVSLSEGGFERVFQSAALLFSWELRLQPGEAWRCRFSAELSER, encoded by the coding sequence GTGACAAAAGTTTATCTCTGCCTTCAGCTTCACAATCATCAGCCAATCGGCAATTTCGATCATGTCATCGCCGACGCCAATCATAAGAGTTACCAGCCGTTTCTCGAAACTCTGCTTGACTATCCTCAGATTCGCATGAGCCTGCACACTTCCGGCTGTCTGTTGGAGTGGTGCGAGGCTCATCTGCCCGAGTATCTTGATCTGGTCGGGAAGTTGCACGACCGCGGCCAGATTGAGTTGATCGGCGGAGCGTTCTACGAGCCGGTGTTGGCCGCGATTCCGCGCGATGACGCGCTTGAACATTTTTCGCGCATGAACGACTATCTGAAGAAACGATTCGGAGTCACCCCTCGCGGCGCGTGGTTGCCCGAGCGCGTCTGGGAACCGGACTTCGCGGCTCTGCTGGTCGAAGCCGGAGTGGAGTATATCTCCATGGATGACGATCTGTTTCTGGCGGCCGGTCATTTGCCGGAAGAATTGAACGGCTACTTCATGACCGATTCGCACAACGGACCTCTGGCGATGTTCCCCAATCATCAGGCCCTGCGTTACGCGATTCCATTTCGTGAGCCGGAAGCCACCTTCGACTACATCTTTCAGCAGGCCGATGGTCGCCCCGACTCACTGTTTTTGATGGGTGACGACGGTGAGAAGTTCGGACTGTGGCCGCGCACGTATAAGCCAATCTACGAAGACGGCTGGCTGCGCAGCTTTTTCGACGCGCTCGTCGCTCATGACAGCGACGTCGAACTGCTCACCATGTCCGAAGCACGCGACCGGATACAGCCGAAAGGCCGCACCTATCTGCCGACGGGTTCCTATTTTGAAATGGGAGAGTGGACGCTGCCGACCGCCGCTCGCAAGAAATACATTCACTTCGTGCATGAACTCAAGGAACGCGACGACTGGCCGCGAATCCGTCCGTTTGTCAAGGGCGGTTTCTGGCGCGGCTTCTTGAGCAAATATCCTGAAGCGAACTACCTGCAGAAGAAGATGCTGCGAGTGTCGCGCAAGTTTCATTCGCTCTCAACGCGCAAGACCGATCCCGCCTATCAAACACAACTCTTGCGAGGACAATGCAACTGCCCTTACTGGCACGGCGTGTTCGGCGGGCTGTATCTTCCGCACTTGCGGCATGCGGTATGGAAGGAATTGATTCAGGGCGAATACACGCTCGACAATCTGCTGCATCGCGGGCGGAAGTGGACGGAAGTTCACACCGTGGATCACGACATGGACGGCCGTACCGAGATTCTCATCGAAAACGCTGTCATGAACGCCTACCTGAAACCTGATGAGGGCGGCTCGCTATTCGAATGGGACTTCCGACCCAGCGGCTATAACGTGCTCAATACGCTTACCCGCCGCGAAGAACCCTATCATATGGACGTGGCGCGTGCGGTGGTGTCTGTGCCCAATGACGATGCTGCGGTCGAGTCTATTCACGATCTCGTGCTGAAGAAGGAGGAAGGACTCGAACACCTTGTTACAGTTGATCGCTGGCCGCGTCGATCTTTACTCGACCACTTCCACGGCTTCGACGGAAACATTGACCAGTTCCGCGTGGGCAAACTTGCGGACTACGCAGACTTTCTGACGGGCGAATACGAGCTGAGCGAGATGTTCACCGACGGAGTTACGCTCACCAGAACGGGCAAACTCGGATCGCTTCCGGTGCGAGTGTCGAAAACTATTCGTGTCCAGTCCGGCAAGGCGGTTATGGATGTGGACTATGTGGTCAGCAACTTATCCGCACAGGAGATCTACGGGCCGTTCGGCATCGAATGGAATTTCGCCCTGATGGCCCCCAATTCCGGCAAGCACTATCTTTCGCTGCCCGGCACAAACGTCGTGAAACGCCCGCTCGCGGAGATCGCGGAGCATCTCGATGTCTCGCGGGTGCTGCTGGCCGACGAGCATGAGGGAGTCGCCGCGAACGTGGAGTCTTCGATCCCTGCGCGGTTGTGGCGTGTGCCCGTCGAAAGTGTGTCGCTGTCCGAGGGCGGATTCGAGCGGGTCTTTCAATCCGCTGCTTTGCTCTTCTCATGGGAATTGCGGTTGCAGCCCGGCGAAGCGTGGCGCTGCCGATTTTCCGCGGAGCTTTCAGAGCGCTGA
- a CDS encoding ROK family protein, which yields MNSERLALGIDIGGTNLKIGLVTESGKLVDKETTPTPRPRELSAVVQSLATAVRNLCDKHRVRPEGAGVGAPGVVDEHLETVLWAPNFNDWLGLPIKQTISNALRIPVVMDNDVNNFAVGEHRWGAARKFKHFVAAAMGTGLGGAIYIDGKLYRGARGAAGEMGFTVISPDGPEVLGRAGVLEAFVGRTAFDQLVDDRFKTGEFPTPRRITELAEQGDLRAREIHDVLAQRLAEAAATWVHLLNPEAIVLGGGTIHGADYFFERFKHYLTARALPPHTEYLHILPGQLGYFAGMLGAAALWFEQST from the coding sequence ATGAATTCAGAGCGCCTCGCCCTGGGCATCGACATCGGGGGCACCAACCTCAAGATCGGGCTGGTTACGGAATCGGGCAAGCTGGTCGATAAGGAGACGACACCTACTCCGAGGCCGCGCGAACTTTCCGCAGTCGTCCAGTCGCTCGCAACGGCCGTGCGGAACTTGTGCGACAAGCATCGTGTTCGGCCTGAAGGCGCGGGTGTCGGCGCACCGGGAGTTGTGGATGAGCACCTTGAAACCGTGTTGTGGGCGCCAAACTTTAATGATTGGCTCGGCCTGCCCATCAAGCAGACGATTTCCAATGCGCTGCGGATTCCGGTGGTCATGGACAATGACGTCAACAACTTTGCCGTAGGAGAACATAGGTGGGGCGCGGCACGAAAGTTCAAGCACTTTGTCGCAGCGGCGATGGGAACCGGACTTGGTGGTGCGATTTATATTGACGGAAAATTGTATCGCGGCGCACGTGGGGCGGCGGGCGAGATGGGCTTTACCGTCATTTCACCGGATGGCCCGGAAGTGCTTGGCCGAGCGGGCGTCCTGGAAGCCTTTGTCGGCAGAACGGCGTTCGATCAGCTTGTGGACGATCGATTCAAGACGGGCGAGTTTCCCACTCCGCGACGCATCACGGAGTTGGCAGAGCAGGGCGATCTTCGCGCGCGCGAAATACACGATGTGCTTGCTCAGCGACTCGCCGAAGCCGCAGCAACATGGGTACATTTACTGAATCCCGAAGCCATCGTTTTAGGTGGCGGAACGATTCATGGCGCAGATTACTTTTTCGAACGCTTCAAACACTATCTCACTGCGCGTGCTCTGCCGCCGCATACGGAATACCTGCACATTCTGCCCGGCCAGCTCGGCTACTTTGCCGGCATGCTCGGAGCAGCCGCACTTTGGTTTGAACAGTCAACGTAG
- a CDS encoding RNA-binding protein gives MPKRLYVGNLPFSATEESVRAAFSAHGEVLNVAMIMDRETGRPRGFGFVEMDDAGADVAVVAMNGAEFGGRTLRVNEAQPRPEGGGGFRERRPRRNQDDM, from the coding sequence ATGCCGAAGAGGCTGTATGTCGGCAATCTGCCGTTTAGTGCGACCGAAGAATCTGTCCGCGCCGCCTTTAGCGCACATGGCGAGGTCCTCAACGTGGCCATGATCATGGATCGCGAGACTGGCCGTCCACGCGGTTTCGGCTTCGTGGAAATGGATGATGCCGGAGCCGATGTCGCGGTTGTTGCCATGAATGGCGCAGAATTCGGGGGCCGCACATTGCGAGTCAACGAAGCTCAGCCCCGTCCTGAAGGTGGCGGCGGATTCCGCGAACGCCGTCCGCGCCGCAATCAAGACGACATGTAG
- the lptD gene encoding LPS assembly protein LptD — translation MIFYLLLSLLIGGLAHAQESSPDTTARRDGLDTVITYSADAIDFDILTRTSILEGKARIEYKDMVLTAGRILLHWDDQTMIATALDDSVFKDSARTELDTVRKIDPPHFKQGSEEFTGDEIAYNLKSKIGRVKGGRTEYQDGKYYGEQFKRISDDILTVRHGEFTTCELDTPHYHFGADVLKIEVGERVIAKPVYLYFADVPVLALPYGVFPVQKGRTSGFITPVFGESAAQGRFLRNIGYYWAASDYMDLLGTMDYYEEFGILGGTSYRYAKRYRLRGNADFDFDTQRRGASRNRRWQISANHNHTIDQNTQVAASGTYVSDASYRSDVGSIQDQLNQTVRSNATLSKSWNNSPWTMSVNTNFTQNIRQETWSATLPAIRFTHKQGRLFPAQKADKGIRFASAPKETTVPWYRAFTWTYNAAYSSDFARSLTFREEFLRPEPVRISGEPALPTVILGDDSLGITHRDGAAHQGAFAATARIMRYINLNPSLDWKHVWTRRVLHYEPAGPLLDREDQNGFYTRTTFDVGSSASTKLYGLARHPFGIRAQFRHVMTPTVSFRYRPDFSDEAWGYFETARLADGREYRYDRFRGTDQGSLIGATPNGLSQAMSFSLGNLFQMKHGDPEARKEKKFDLLSANFSTGVDFKKDSLKWGDLSSSYRTSIPGHLFGPIEGLGFDLSTVHSLYERRGTTPVNTFFWDRDGAKWYAPLDLLRASGSVDFAIRAESVADLFSFKSNKLSLSEEVPFDPQSVLPPAPRSAPQNYDAELPPLPEAEEPRKAEGPQTFVDMPITLRFNIRHARDYLSHSRTTTLFSSVNSQLTPRWSFDISHYFDMDRKIAQNASVSIIRDLHCWEASFTWSPVGYSPGYFLRIGLKSPQLRDVKIERNRGGNLRGF, via the coding sequence GTGATTTTCTATCTATTGTTGTCCCTATTGATTGGCGGACTTGCTCATGCGCAGGAGTCCTCGCCAGATACGACCGCGAGGCGGGACGGCTTGGATACGGTGATCACTTACAGCGCCGATGCGATAGACTTCGATATTCTGACGCGCACGTCCATTCTCGAGGGCAAGGCGCGCATCGAATACAAGGATATGGTCCTGACCGCAGGGCGCATTCTGCTGCACTGGGACGACCAGACTATGATCGCAACGGCGCTCGACGACTCGGTGTTCAAAGACAGTGCGCGCACCGAACTCGATACCGTGCGCAAGATAGATCCGCCGCACTTCAAGCAAGGCTCTGAAGAATTCACGGGTGACGAGATCGCCTACAATTTGAAGAGTAAGATCGGGAGGGTAAAAGGAGGGCGCACGGAGTATCAGGACGGGAAATACTACGGCGAACAATTCAAACGGATTTCGGACGACATTCTGACGGTGCGGCATGGAGAGTTCACGACCTGCGAACTCGACACGCCGCACTATCATTTTGGAGCCGACGTGCTCAAGATTGAAGTCGGCGAGCGCGTCATCGCGAAACCAGTGTATCTCTATTTTGCCGACGTGCCCGTTCTTGCGCTGCCCTACGGTGTCTTCCCTGTGCAAAAGGGGCGAACGTCCGGTTTCATCACGCCGGTTTTTGGCGAGTCCGCTGCGCAAGGGAGGTTTCTGCGCAACATCGGCTACTACTGGGCGGCCTCGGATTACATGGACCTGCTCGGAACGATGGACTACTACGAAGAGTTCGGAATTCTCGGCGGCACGTCGTATCGTTACGCCAAGCGGTATCGTCTGCGCGGCAATGCGGATTTCGACTTTGACACGCAACGGCGCGGCGCATCGCGCAATCGCCGCTGGCAGATTTCGGCCAATCACAATCATACAATCGATCAGAACACACAAGTCGCGGCTTCCGGCACCTACGTTTCCGACGCCAGTTATCGCTCCGATGTCGGTTCGATTCAGGATCAGCTCAACCAGACCGTGCGCTCAAACGCCACGCTCTCAAAGTCGTGGAACAACTCTCCCTGGACGATGAGCGTGAACACAAACTTTACGCAGAATATCCGGCAGGAGACGTGGTCGGCGACGCTGCCCGCAATTCGGTTCACGCACAAACAGGGTCGCCTCTTCCCCGCTCAGAAAGCGGATAAGGGAATTCGCTTCGCCAGCGCGCCGAAGGAAACAACTGTGCCGTGGTATCGCGCGTTTACGTGGACCTACAACGCCGCCTATTCGAGCGACTTCGCCCGTAGTTTGACGTTTCGCGAAGAGTTCCTGAGACCCGAACCTGTGCGGATATCGGGTGAACCCGCGCTGCCTACGGTTATTCTGGGTGACGACAGTCTGGGCATTACGCACCGCGACGGTGCCGCGCATCAGGGTGCTTTTGCGGCAACGGCGCGCATCATGCGTTACATCAATCTGAATCCGTCGCTCGATTGGAAACATGTTTGGACACGACGCGTGCTGCACTATGAACCCGCCGGGCCGCTGCTCGACCGCGAAGATCAGAACGGCTTCTACACGCGCACGACGTTCGACGTGGGAAGCTCCGCCTCAACCAAGCTCTACGGTCTCGCGCGCCACCCGTTCGGAATTCGCGCGCAATTCCGCCATGTCATGACGCCCACCGTCAGCTTCCGTTACCGTCCCGATTTTTCGGATGAAGCTTGGGGCTATTTCGAAACGGCACGACTGGCTGACGGACGTGAATACAGATACGATCGCTTTCGCGGCACTGATCAAGGTTCCCTCATCGGGGCGACACCGAACGGTCTCTCGCAGGCAATGAGCTTCTCGCTCGGAAATCTCTTTCAGATGAAGCACGGCGATCCGGAAGCTCGAAAAGAGAAGAAGTTCGATCTTTTGAGCGCGAATTTCTCCACGGGCGTGGATTTCAAAAAGGACTCGCTGAAGTGGGGAGACCTCTCGAGCAGTTATCGCACCTCAATTCCGGGACACCTGTTCGGGCCGATTGAAGGCTTGGGGTTTGATCTCTCGACCGTGCATTCACTCTATGAGCGACGCGGCACAACTCCGGTCAATACGTTCTTCTGGGATCGCGACGGAGCGAAGTGGTATGCGCCGCTGGATCTCTTGCGTGCCAGCGGTTCCGTAGATTTTGCCATTCGCGCCGAATCGGTGGCAGATCTTTTCAGCTTCAAGAGCAACAAGCTGTCGCTGTCCGAAGAGGTGCCGTTCGATCCGCAAAGCGTCCTCCCGCCCGCGCCGCGCAGTGCACCGCAAAACTACGATGCCGAATTGCCACCCTTGCCGGAAGCCGAGGAACCGCGTAAAGCGGAAGGCCCGCAGACGTTTGTGGACATGCCCATCACCTTGCGCTTCAACATTCGCCACGCGCGAGATTACCTGAGCCATTCGCGAACGACGACACTGTTTTCAAGCGTCAACAGTCAATTGACTCCGCGCTGGAGTTTTGACATCAGCCACTACTTCGACATGGACAGAAAGATCGCACAGAATGCAAGTGTTTCCATCATCCGCGATCTGCATTGCTGGGAGGCGTCGTTTACGTGGTCGCCTGTGGGATACAGCCCCGGTTACTTCCTGCGCATCGGTCTGAAGTCGCCACAACTCCGCGACGTCAAGATCGAACGTAATCGAGGCGGCAACCTGCGCGGCTTTTAA
- the ribA gene encoding GTP cyclohydrolase II: MTLPAHSFAQHLAAQSKILQWPGDELFYPLKVVAEAKLPTRAGDFKIVAFSPTPDGKEHIAMVRGGVNGGDAVPVRIHSECLTGDVMGSYRCDCRDQLEAALDYMAQQERGIILYLRQEGRGIGLVNKLRAYVLQEQGLDTVDANHALGFDDDERDYRVAAEMLKALGVQSVKLLSNNPKKIAGLEQNGIPVTERVQHQLPSNPHNHHYLKTKAEKSGHLLEV, translated from the coding sequence ATGACCTTACCAGCACACTCCTTCGCCCAGCATCTTGCCGCTCAATCTAAGATCCTTCAATGGCCGGGCGATGAACTATTCTATCCGCTCAAAGTAGTCGCCGAAGCCAAGCTGCCGACTCGCGCGGGCGATTTCAAGATTGTCGCTTTCTCACCCACACCCGACGGTAAAGAGCATATCGCGATGGTGCGGGGCGGCGTCAATGGGGGAGACGCTGTTCCCGTGCGCATTCATTCTGAATGTCTGACCGGGGATGTGATGGGCTCTTATCGCTGTGACTGCCGCGATCAGTTGGAAGCAGCTCTCGATTACATGGCACAGCAGGAGCGCGGCATTATCCTCTATCTGCGGCAGGAAGGGCGCGGCATCGGCTTGGTGAACAAGCTCCGTGCCTATGTGCTGCAGGAGCAGGGTCTCGATACTGTGGATGCCAACCACGCTCTCGGCTTTGACGACGACGAGCGGGACTATCGCGTGGCGGCCGAAATGCTGAAGGCGCTGGGCGTCCAATCCGTGAAACTGCTTTCCAACAATCCTAAGAAAATTGCCGGCTTGGAGCAGAACGGAATTCCCGTCACGGAACGTGTCCAGCATCAGCTGCCGTCCAACCCTCACAACCACCATTACCTCAAGACGAAAGCCGAAAAATCCGGCCACCTCTTAGAGGTCTGA